A genomic stretch from Salvelinus sp. IW2-2015 unplaced genomic scaffold, ASM291031v2 Un_scaffold467, whole genome shotgun sequence includes:
- the LOC139023917 gene encoding serine/threonine-protein kinase MRCK beta-like: MDLPLSVMHSSQDDPAKDKPRPLSSISRQQRSKTHITRTASGGADFGGADRCGTSPTQTGTSRESRTGTPPPATGPTLPTAAIFTINTLSLFPQPDWDSTPSNSPNSPHRSHLYHKHSLSLFPQPDWDSTKHSTPSNSPNSPHRSQLTLDGLERALDG; encoded by the exons ATGGATCTGCCTCTG AGTGTGATGCATTCTTCTCAGGACGACCCGGCCAAGGATAAGCCCCGCCCGCTATCCAGTATCTCCCGGCAACAGAGGAGCAAGACCCACATCACCCGCACGGCCTCTG GAGGTGCAGACTTTGGAGGAGCAGATCGTTGCGGAACATCTCCGACCCAGACGGGGACTTCGAGAGAGAG ccGGACTGGGACTCCACCCCCTGCAACAGGCCCAACTCTCCCCACCGCAGCCATCTTTACCAtaaacaccctctctctcttccctcagccGGACTGGGACTCCACCCCCTCCAACAGCCCCAACTCTCCCCACCGCAGCCATCTTTACcataaacactctctctctctcttccctcagccGGACTGGGACTCCACCAAGCATTCCACGCCCTCCAACAGCCCCAACTCTCCCCACCGCAGCCAGCTAACGCTGGATGGCCTGGAACGCGCCCTGGACGGCTGA